A section of the Triticum dicoccoides isolate Atlit2015 ecotype Zavitan chromosome 7A, WEW_v2.0, whole genome shotgun sequence genome encodes:
- the LOC119328554 gene encoding auxin-responsive protein SAUR36-like codes for MMSSKKLAQLSKKWQGISAIGRRRVTTTDKDVHPSCSSVAGKGHFVVYSSDGRRFEIPIACLRTMIFEELLRMSQEEFGFTSEGRITLPCDTTMMEYVMCLLRREASEDVERALLSSIITTCHHPSRMMQAATGLHQQFSVRSS; via the coding sequence ATGATGAGCTCCAAGAAACTAGCTCAACTTTCCAAGAAGTGGCAAGGAATCAGTGCCATCGGGCGAAGAAGGGTCACAACAACGGACAAGGATGTGCACCCGTCCTGCAGCTCAGTTGCAGGCAAGGGCCACTTCGTTGTCTACTCCTCCGACGGGAGGCGCTTCGAGATCCCCATAGCGTGCCTCCGCACGATGATCTTCGAGGAGCTCCTGAGGATGTCGCAGGAAGAGTTTGGGTTCACAAGTGAGGGGAGGATCACACTGCCTTGTGATACGACAATGATGGAGTATGTAATGTGTTTGCTCAGGAGAGAGGCTTCTGAAGATGTTGAGAGGGCGCTTCTCAGCTCCATAATAACGACTTGCCACCACCCAAGCAGAATGATGCAAGCAGCCACTGGACTTCACCAGCAATTTTCTGTGCGCAGCTCCTGa